The following proteins are co-located in the Myxococcus fulvus genome:
- a CDS encoding TIGR02266 family protein — protein MTPGPENKRQHPRVPAVLKVEYADGRQARDVTENLSHSGLFVQTDQVFTLGDEVRLALSFPGLLDPVEVTGIVAWMRPAGVDQPGGVGVRVERAEDRRRLGDILSAAGPNSHAPHAEHEGYRVLIVEDNPHIIEMYSYVLKKLASGELHGKVPLEVHFAPDGHHALGMLREGRFSLVMTDLYMPVMDGFALVERIREEEALRAIPVIAISAGGKEAQDRALQLGVDIYLRKPVKFVEVLETVKQLLRIR, from the coding sequence ATGACCCCGGGCCCAGAGAACAAGCGTCAGCACCCCCGGGTCCCGGCCGTGCTGAAGGTGGAGTACGCGGACGGACGCCAGGCGCGTGACGTCACGGAGAACCTGTCCCATTCGGGGCTCTTCGTGCAGACCGACCAGGTCTTCACCCTGGGGGACGAGGTGCGGCTCGCACTTTCTTTCCCGGGCCTGCTGGATCCGGTAGAAGTCACCGGCATCGTGGCCTGGATGAGGCCCGCGGGCGTCGATCAGCCCGGAGGAGTCGGGGTCCGCGTCGAGCGCGCGGAGGACAGGCGCAGACTGGGTGACATCTTGAGTGCGGCAGGACCCAACAGCCACGCGCCCCACGCCGAGCACGAGGGGTACCGTGTGCTCATCGTCGAGGACAACCCGCACATCATCGAGATGTACAGCTACGTCCTCAAGAAGCTGGCGTCCGGTGAGCTGCACGGGAAGGTGCCCCTGGAGGTCCACTTCGCGCCGGACGGGCACCACGCGCTGGGCATGCTGCGCGAGGGCCGCTTCAGCCTGGTGATGACGGACCTCTACATGCCGGTGATGGACGGCTTCGCGCTCGTGGAGCGCATCCGCGAGGAGGAGGCCCTGCGGGCCATCCCCGTCATCGCCATCTCCGCCGGCGGCAAGGAGGCCCAGGACCGCGCGCTGCAACTGGGCGTGGACATCTACCTGCGCAAGCCGGTGAAGTTCGTCGAGGTCCTGGAGACGGTGAAGCAGCTGCTTCGCATCCGCTGA
- a CDS encoding serine/threonine-protein kinase produces MPKAAINRDAVSGEALFILRNLRENGQLGRSNKLADVKAALEPSVSLDFDNYFFFLRKFHYIAMDREAQLKLTEQGERVAGGELSDKFSVEVGEFFADQLASAEDEPPVAQGTEESLVLPPPPPELLLDEAEVVPTAATQVAPPPSPPPMPPMRAARSAMPALDLTPPPNTSQVPVVPVPAPFTPPGPVALITPAMPEPRRETSIGLAPTAPLPLAPPSSSAATPSMPPPAATSPVAAAPVAPKGTELDLRYQKFDPIGTGPLGTVFKGRFTALGLDICLKELKDIFGYFSFLQRGEVLKRLKKELCAQAQVRHPGIVQVVDQNVEASRPYFVLELMNGSLKERLDAGGGSGVPVPFALRTFLQMAYGLRAAHATGLTHHNLKPENVLFDAYGNAKLSDFGLGRVVEVDATKGMPQVFVGTGGMAYMAPELMNRGAKDPGPSADVYGLGILLYEMLTGQIPGRRSPLPSEVNPEAPSGLDQLFDKATQDKREQRYPDVDAMLEDFYKAFPEKEFLVRNDLILSSESPQQ; encoded by the coding sequence ATGCCGAAGGCCGCCATCAACCGCGACGCCGTCAGTGGCGAGGCGCTGTTCATCCTCCGAAACCTGAGGGAGAACGGCCAACTCGGACGCTCCAACAAGCTGGCCGATGTGAAGGCCGCGCTGGAGCCGTCCGTCTCGCTCGATTTCGACAACTACTTCTTCTTCCTGCGCAAGTTCCACTACATCGCCATGGACCGCGAGGCCCAGCTCAAGCTCACCGAGCAGGGCGAGCGCGTGGCGGGCGGGGAGCTGTCGGACAAGTTCTCCGTGGAGGTGGGCGAGTTCTTCGCCGACCAGCTGGCCTCCGCCGAGGACGAGCCCCCCGTGGCCCAGGGCACCGAGGAGTCGCTGGTGCTGCCGCCGCCCCCGCCGGAGCTGCTCCTGGACGAGGCGGAGGTGGTGCCCACCGCGGCCACGCAGGTTGCGCCGCCCCCGTCGCCGCCGCCCATGCCCCCGATGCGCGCCGCGCGCTCGGCCATGCCCGCGCTGGATTTGACGCCGCCGCCCAACACGTCGCAGGTGCCCGTCGTGCCCGTCCCGGCGCCCTTCACGCCGCCTGGGCCCGTGGCGCTCATCACCCCCGCGATGCCCGAGCCCCGCCGGGAGACGTCCATCGGTCTGGCTCCCACCGCGCCGCTGCCCCTCGCCCCCCCGTCGTCGTCCGCCGCCACCCCTTCCATGCCCCCTCCCGCCGCCACTTCTCCCGTCGCCGCCGCGCCCGTCGCCCCGAAGGGCACGGAGCTGGACCTGCGCTACCAGAAGTTCGACCCCATCGGCACGGGCCCCCTGGGCACCGTCTTCAAGGGCCGCTTCACGGCGCTGGGGCTGGACATCTGCCTGAAGGAGCTGAAGGACATCTTCGGCTACTTCTCCTTCCTGCAGCGCGGTGAGGTGCTCAAGCGGCTGAAGAAGGAGCTGTGCGCCCAGGCCCAGGTGCGCCACCCTGGCATCGTCCAGGTGGTGGACCAGAACGTGGAGGCCAGCCGCCCCTACTTCGTCCTGGAGCTGATGAACGGCAGCCTGAAGGAGCGGCTGGACGCGGGCGGCGGCAGCGGGGTGCCGGTGCCCTTCGCGCTGCGCACGTTCCTGCAGATGGCCTACGGCCTGCGCGCGGCCCACGCCACGGGGCTGACGCACCACAACCTCAAGCCGGAGAACGTCCTCTTCGATGCCTACGGCAACGCCAAGCTGTCCGACTTCGGCCTGGGCCGCGTGGTGGAGGTGGACGCCACCAAGGGCATGCCCCAGGTCTTCGTGGGCACCGGCGGCATGGCGTACATGGCCCCGGAGCTGATGAACCGCGGCGCCAAGGACCCGGGCCCCTCCGCGGACGTGTACGGGCTGGGCATCCTGCTCTACGAGATGCTGACCGGGCAGATTCCGGGCCGCCGCTCGCCGCTCCCCTCAGAGGTGAACCCCGAGGCGCCCAGCGGGCTGGACCAGCTCTTCGACAAAGCCACCCAGGACAAGCGCGAGCAGCGCTACCCGGACGTCGACGCCATGCTCGAGGACTTTTACAAGGCCTTCCCGGAGAAGGAGTTCCTCGTGCGCAACGACCTCATCCTCTCCTCCGAGTCGCCCCAGCAGTGA
- the serB gene encoding phosphoserine phosphatase SerB: MTSIAPGCVLVTVTGKDHPGITARLTGLLADAGAELLDVEQVVVQGRLTLCLLARLPESVGIPRALLFAARELGVALDFQAVETPDTGAPAPARYVVTAVGRALGAGQLHSLTSHLAQAGANVERIVRLSEPHLGSMELHVTLPPSLEPQVLKRSLLALSMRDNTFDVALQKESLFRRGKRMVVMDMDSTLIRIEVIDELARAHGVGEQVSRITERAMQGEMDYDESLRQRVALLAGLDVGVLHRLAASLPLTEGAETLVRVLKRLGYRTAVISGGFSVAAEALKARLGIDHAFSNVLEEEGGKLTGRTVGAIVNARRKAELLEQLAAQEGILLEQVIAVGDGANDLLMLERAGLGIAFRAKPRLREAADTSISAGGLDTILYLLGLTGRELQEAG, encoded by the coding sequence ATGACCTCGATTGCTCCAGGCTGTGTGCTCGTCACCGTGACGGGCAAGGACCACCCCGGCATCACCGCCCGCCTCACCGGCCTGCTCGCGGACGCGGGCGCCGAGCTGCTCGACGTGGAGCAGGTGGTGGTGCAGGGTCGGCTGACGCTGTGCCTGCTGGCGCGGCTGCCCGAGTCGGTGGGTATCCCCCGGGCGCTGCTCTTCGCCGCGCGGGAGCTGGGCGTGGCGCTGGACTTCCAGGCGGTGGAGACGCCGGACACCGGGGCGCCCGCGCCCGCGCGCTACGTCGTCACCGCGGTGGGGCGCGCGCTGGGGGCGGGGCAGCTGCACTCGCTCACCTCGCACCTGGCCCAGGCGGGCGCCAACGTGGAGCGCATCGTCCGGCTGTCCGAGCCGCACCTGGGCTCCATGGAGCTGCACGTCACCCTGCCGCCCTCGCTGGAGCCCCAGGTGCTCAAGCGCTCGCTGCTGGCGCTGTCCATGCGCGACAACACCTTCGACGTGGCGCTGCAGAAGGAGAGCCTGTTCCGGCGCGGCAAGCGGATGGTGGTGATGGACATGGACTCCACGCTCATCCGCATCGAGGTCATCGACGAGCTGGCGCGCGCGCACGGCGTGGGTGAGCAGGTCTCCCGCATCACCGAGCGCGCCATGCAGGGGGAGATGGACTACGACGAGTCGCTGCGCCAGCGCGTGGCGCTGCTGGCCGGGCTGGACGTGGGCGTGCTGCACCGGCTCGCGGCGAGCCTGCCGCTGACGGAGGGCGCCGAGACGCTGGTGCGCGTGCTCAAGCGGCTGGGCTACCGCACCGCCGTCATCAGCGGCGGCTTCTCCGTGGCGGCCGAGGCGCTCAAGGCGCGGCTCGGCATCGACCACGCCTTCTCCAACGTGCTGGAGGAGGAGGGCGGCAAGCTCACCGGCCGCACCGTGGGGGCCATCGTCAACGCGCGCCGCAAGGCGGAGCTGCTCGAGCAGCTCGCGGCCCAGGAGGGCATCCTGCTCGAGCAGGTCATCGCGGTGGGCGACGGCGCCAACGACTTGCTGATGCTGGAGCGCGCGGGGCTGGGCATCGCGTTCCGCGCCAAGCCCCGGCTGCGCGAGGCCGCCGACACGTCCATCTCCGCCGGCGGGCTGGACACCATCCTCTACCTCCTGGGGCTCACCGGGCGGGAGCTCCAGGAAGCGGGCTGA
- a CDS encoding general secretion pathway protein GspE, translating into MASPSRNRIGEILVKARVIDELQLRSAMATLDQWGGRLSRVVADLGLATEDTITEAICQGLGMQRVQLGNISRDAGALSRVDMTLAEQKAVFPVSLKDNGKTLVLAMADPTDLSTLDQVAARSRARVVPMVAGEREIEHAILRHYRGQEPVVSTRFSPSRNQSSDTQATVDEQEDEFKVVDMSGKTVVKRIADIVPPESPATAPAPRAPERPAPPVAAQGSSAADILDEILAGGPSTAPEWTDEDLQRLQTLQQNQEKSSKILRALLELLLEKGKLQQRELAARMRL; encoded by the coding sequence ATGGCTTCTCCTTCCCGCAATCGCATCGGCGAAATCCTCGTCAAGGCCCGCGTCATCGACGAGCTCCAGCTCCGCAGCGCCATGGCCACCCTGGACCAGTGGGGCGGTCGGCTGTCGCGCGTCGTCGCCGACCTGGGGCTGGCCACCGAGGACACGATTACGGAGGCCATCTGCCAGGGCCTGGGGATGCAGCGCGTACAGCTGGGCAACATCAGCCGGGACGCGGGGGCGCTGTCGCGCGTGGACATGACGCTCGCCGAGCAGAAGGCCGTCTTCCCCGTGTCACTCAAGGACAACGGCAAGACGCTGGTGCTGGCCATGGCGGACCCCACGGATTTGTCCACGCTGGACCAGGTGGCGGCCCGCAGCCGTGCCCGGGTGGTCCCCATGGTGGCGGGCGAGCGTGAAATCGAGCACGCCATCCTGCGGCACTACCGAGGCCAGGAGCCGGTGGTCAGCACGCGCTTCTCGCCCTCGCGCAACCAGTCCTCGGACACGCAGGCCACCGTCGACGAGCAGGAGGACGAGTTCAAGGTCGTCGACATGAGCGGCAAGACGGTGGTGAAGCGCATCGCCGACATCGTCCCGCCCGAGTCTCCCGCCACCGCGCCGGCCCCCCGCGCTCCGGAGCGGCCCGCACCGCCCGTGGCGGCCCAGGGCTCCAGCGCGGCGGACATCCTCGACGAAATCCTCGCGGGGGGCCCGTCCACCGCGCCCGAGTGGACGGACGAGGACCTGCAGCGGCTGCAGACGCTCCAGCAGAACCAGGAGAAGAGCTCCAAGATTCTGCGCGCCCTGCTGGAGCTGCTCCTGGAGAAAGGCAAGCTGCAGCAGCGCGAACTCGCCGCCAGGATGCGCCTGTAG
- a CDS encoding CPXCG motif-containing cysteine-rich protein, with the protein MQPFAEAAIQQCPYCGEEVEVDVDPIGASAERYIEDCPVCCRPWTVHVSRNEEAYAVALARDDD; encoded by the coding sequence ATGCAGCCCTTCGCGGAAGCCGCCATCCAGCAGTGCCCCTACTGTGGCGAGGAGGTGGAGGTCGACGTGGACCCCATCGGCGCCAGCGCGGAGCGCTACATCGAGGACTGCCCCGTCTGCTGCCGCCCGTGGACCGTGCATGTGTCCCGCAACGAGGAGGCCTACGCCGTGGCCCTGGCCCGCGACGACGACTGA
- a CDS encoding Hsp20/alpha crystallin family protein yields the protein MQNRNPFNSAVVVNPLMRDFDALFREFAQPGFFRQSAVRERVPAADILESEAGVTLHLDMPGVDAKDIQVTVERDVLTVKAERKAQPVAEGVSVRRQERAQGGFTRSFSLPETVDATKVEARYEQGVLTLTLPRREESKPRVIEVKVQG from the coding sequence ATGCAGAATCGCAACCCGTTCAACTCCGCCGTGGTGGTGAACCCCCTGATGCGCGACTTCGACGCGCTCTTCCGCGAGTTCGCCCAGCCGGGCTTCTTCCGTCAGTCCGCGGTCCGCGAGCGCGTGCCCGCCGCCGACATCCTCGAGTCCGAGGCGGGCGTCACCCTGCACCTCGACATGCCGGGCGTGGACGCCAAGGACATCCAGGTGACGGTGGAGCGCGACGTGCTCACCGTGAAGGCCGAGCGCAAGGCGCAGCCCGTCGCCGAGGGCGTGTCCGTGCGCCGCCAGGAGCGCGCGCAGGGCGGCTTCACGCGCTCGTTCTCCCTGCCGGAGACGGTGGACGCCACCAAGGTGGAGGCGCGCTACGAGCAGGGCGTGCTGACGCTCACCTTGCCTCGACGCGAGGAGTCCAAGCCTCGGGTCATCGAGGTCAAGGTCCAGGGCTGA
- a CDS encoding response regulator: protein MGSGMMQQEGSTAMTDQLYTTHDISRLLQVDPSTVSKWIDRGILMAFRTPGGHRRVRSADLRTFLIAHQMPVPEELGSGTVRLLVVDDERAVLDAVKRAFKPFSAQVELQTTTSGVEALLLVSEQKPHGMIIDLNMPDIDGLEVCRRIRARKQMEGVRLITMTPMHTADVVEQSKQAGALACLAKPLDVQQVLELFRVPISLGAKR from the coding sequence ATGGGCAGCGGAATGATGCAGCAAGAGGGGAGTACGGCGATGACGGACCAGCTCTACACGACGCACGACATCAGTCGTTTGCTTCAGGTGGATCCGTCCACGGTGAGCAAGTGGATTGACCGGGGCATCCTGATGGCCTTCAGGACGCCGGGCGGTCACCGCCGGGTGCGCTCGGCGGACCTGCGCACCTTCCTCATCGCGCACCAGATGCCGGTTCCGGAGGAGCTGGGCAGCGGCACGGTGCGGCTGTTGGTGGTGGATGACGAGCGCGCGGTGCTGGACGCCGTCAAGCGCGCGTTCAAGCCGTTCTCCGCGCAGGTGGAGCTTCAGACGACGACGAGCGGCGTGGAGGCCCTGCTGCTGGTGTCGGAGCAGAAGCCGCACGGCATGATCATCGACCTGAACATGCCGGACATCGACGGCCTCGAGGTCTGCCGTCGCATCCGCGCGCGCAAGCAGATGGAGGGTGTGCGGCTCATCACGATGACGCCCATGCACACCGCCGACGTCGTGGAGCAGTCCAAGCAGGCTGGCGCGCTCGCGTGCCTGGCCAAGCCGCTCGATGTGCAGCAGGTGCTGGAGCTGTTCCGCGTGCCCATCTCGCTCGGCGCCAAGCGCTGA
- a CDS encoding KdsC family phosphatase, with the protein MQTDAPSKPGKEELTSRAARVRLLVFDVDGVLTDGGLYYGDGGELMKRFDVKDGHALVMARLSGLPAAILTARTSGIVEARGRELGLAAVFQGRRDKGAALDELLQQLGVPHEACAYMGDDHNDLAPLSRVGLSACPADAVPEVRQEVHFVAQSPGGRGAARELVELCLKASARWDGAVGLMRGTDGRSAQRG; encoded by the coding sequence ATGCAGACGGACGCACCTTCCAAGCCTGGAAAGGAAGAGCTGACGTCCCGCGCGGCGCGCGTGCGGCTCTTGGTCTTCGACGTGGACGGGGTGCTCACCGACGGCGGCCTGTATTACGGCGACGGCGGGGAGCTGATGAAGCGCTTCGACGTGAAGGATGGCCACGCCCTGGTCATGGCCCGGTTGTCGGGCCTGCCCGCCGCCATCCTCACCGCTCGCACCTCAGGCATCGTGGAGGCACGCGGGCGGGAGCTCGGGCTGGCGGCTGTGTTTCAAGGCCGCCGGGACAAGGGTGCCGCACTGGACGAGCTCCTCCAGCAGTTGGGCGTACCCCATGAGGCCTGTGCCTACATGGGGGATGACCACAATGACCTGGCCCCGCTGTCGAGGGTGGGCTTGTCCGCGTGTCCCGCGGATGCAGTTCCCGAGGTGCGTCAGGAGGTCCACTTCGTGGCTCAGAGCCCGGGAGGCCGTGGGGCCGCTCGGGAGCTCGTGGAGCTCTGCCTCAAGGCCAGTGCCCGTTGGGACGGGGCCGTGGGTCTGATGAGGGGGACTGATGGACGCAGTGCGCAGAGAGGTTGA
- the kdsA gene encoding 3-deoxy-8-phosphooctulonate synthase: protein MSASNLPITLCGHKVGPGQKLFVIAGPDSIESEEMALKHAHLLKGITSRLGVPYAFKCSYDKANRTSGKSFRGPGLREGLRILARIRDEVGVPVLTDVHETSHVGPASEVVDIIQIPAFLCRQTDLVEAVARSGKGVNLKKGQFVAPKDIVHSARKAFESGNPNVLVTERGSTFGYNNLVVDMRGLAQMREAGLAVCFDATHSVQQPSSGDGVTGGDRKFVSLLARAAAAAGIDALFTEVHEDPDRALCDGPCSLNPQMFEDVVRNVLDIRRVLGHEPG, encoded by the coding sequence ATGAGCGCCAGCAACCTTCCGATTACCCTCTGTGGCCACAAGGTTGGCCCGGGACAGAAACTCTTCGTCATCGCCGGCCCGGACAGCATCGAGTCCGAGGAGATGGCGCTGAAACATGCTCACTTGCTCAAGGGCATCACCAGCCGGCTGGGCGTGCCCTATGCCTTCAAGTGCTCGTATGACAAGGCCAACCGGACAAGCGGGAAGTCCTTCCGAGGTCCTGGCCTCCGGGAAGGGCTGCGCATCCTAGCGCGTATCAGGGATGAAGTGGGCGTCCCGGTCCTCACGGACGTCCATGAAACCAGCCACGTAGGTCCTGCCTCGGAAGTTGTGGATATCATCCAGATACCGGCGTTCCTGTGCCGGCAGACGGACCTGGTCGAGGCGGTGGCTCGCTCGGGGAAGGGCGTGAACTTGAAGAAGGGACAGTTCGTGGCCCCCAAGGACATCGTCCACTCGGCGCGCAAGGCGTTCGAGTCGGGCAACCCCAACGTGCTCGTCACCGAGCGGGGTTCGACCTTCGGCTACAACAACCTGGTGGTGGACATGCGGGGCCTGGCGCAGATGCGCGAGGCGGGCCTGGCCGTGTGCTTCGACGCCACGCACTCCGTGCAGCAGCCCAGCTCCGGTGACGGTGTGACGGGAGGCGACCGCAAATTCGTCTCACTGCTCGCCCGCGCTGCCGCCGCCGCCGGGATTGATGCATTGTTCACGGAAGTCCATGAGGACCCTGACCGTGCCCTGTGTGACGGTCCGTGCTCCCTCAATCCACAGATGTTCGAGGACGTGGTACGAAATGTGCTGGATATCCGCCGGGTGTTGGGACACGAGCCCGGCTGA
- a CDS encoding CTP synthase — protein MRSKKTKFIFVTGGVVSSLGKGLASASIGALLENRGLAVTLLKLDPYINVDPGTMSPFQHGEVFVTEDGGETDMDLGHYERFTNARMSRLNNFTSGRIYHAVIMKERRGEYLGKTVQVIPHITDEIKASVRQAAQDADVVIVEVGGTVGDIESLPFLEAIRQMRYDVGSQNAVYVHLTLLPYIGAAGEVKTKPTQHSVMKLREIGIQPDFLVCRTDREVSRELKDKIAMFCNVDTGNVFTSPDVRSIYELPLELHRQGLDDRLAEVLNIWSRAPHLERWENIIRKVYEPARGQVQVAIVGKYVNLTESYKSLNEALLHGGIANDVKVNLHFVDSQDVEAQGPEKLLAGVDAILVPGGFGVRGTEGKIAAVRYAREKKIPFFGICLGLQMAVVEFSRSVLGLPNANSLEFNEHTPHPVVTLMESQVSVQDKGGTMRLGSYACALKPGTRAHQLYGQDNIQERHRHRYEVNNAYRGRLQEAGLVISGHNPELNLVEMIELSDHPYFVGCQFHPEFKSKPFAPHPLFSGFIKAALDQRDASAGQVRA, from the coding sequence ATGCGCTCCAAGAAGACCAAGTTCATTTTCGTGACGGGCGGAGTGGTCAGCTCCCTCGGCAAGGGCCTCGCCTCGGCCTCCATCGGCGCCCTGCTGGAGAACCGTGGCCTCGCCGTCACGTTGCTCAAGCTGGACCCGTACATCAACGTGGACCCGGGCACGATGAGCCCGTTCCAGCACGGCGAGGTCTTCGTCACCGAGGACGGTGGCGAGACGGACATGGACCTGGGCCACTACGAGCGTTTCACCAACGCGCGGATGAGCCGGCTCAACAACTTCACGTCCGGCCGCATCTACCACGCGGTCATCATGAAGGAGCGCCGCGGCGAGTACCTGGGCAAGACGGTGCAGGTGATTCCGCACATCACGGATGAAATCAAGGCGAGCGTCCGTCAGGCGGCCCAGGACGCGGACGTGGTCATCGTGGAGGTGGGCGGCACGGTGGGCGACATCGAGTCCTTGCCCTTCCTCGAGGCCATCCGCCAGATGCGCTACGACGTGGGCAGCCAGAACGCCGTCTACGTGCACCTGACGCTCCTGCCGTACATCGGCGCGGCCGGCGAGGTGAAGACCAAGCCCACGCAGCACTCGGTGATGAAGCTGCGTGAAATCGGCATCCAGCCCGACTTCCTCGTGTGCCGCACGGACCGCGAGGTGTCGCGCGAGCTCAAGGACAAGATTGCGATGTTCTGCAACGTGGACACCGGCAACGTGTTCACGTCCCCGGACGTGCGCAGCATCTACGAGCTGCCGCTGGAGCTGCACCGGCAGGGCCTGGATGACCGGCTCGCGGAGGTGCTCAACATCTGGAGCCGCGCGCCGCACCTGGAGCGCTGGGAGAACATCATCCGCAAGGTGTACGAGCCCGCGCGAGGCCAGGTGCAGGTGGCCATCGTCGGCAAGTACGTGAACCTGACGGAGAGCTACAAGAGCCTCAACGAGGCGCTGCTCCACGGCGGCATCGCCAACGACGTGAAGGTCAACCTGCACTTCGTGGACAGCCAGGACGTGGAGGCTCAAGGGCCCGAGAAGCTGCTCGCCGGCGTGGACGCCATCCTGGTCCCTGGCGGCTTCGGCGTGCGGGGCACCGAGGGGAAGATCGCCGCCGTGCGCTACGCGCGGGAGAAGAAGATTCCGTTCTTCGGCATCTGCCTGGGCCTGCAGATGGCGGTGGTGGAGTTCAGCCGGAGCGTGCTGGGGCTCCCCAACGCGAACAGCCTGGAGTTCAACGAGCACACGCCGCACCCGGTGGTGACGCTCATGGAGAGCCAGGTGTCGGTGCAGGACAAGGGAGGCACCATGCGCCTGGGCAGCTACGCCTGCGCGCTCAAGCCCGGCACCCGCGCCCACCAGCTCTACGGCCAGGACAACATCCAGGAGCGCCACCGTCACCGCTACGAGGTGAACAACGCCTACCGCGGCCGGCTGCAGGAGGCGGGCCTGGTCATCTCCGGTCATAATCCGGAGCTGAACCTGGTGGAGATGATTGAGCTGTCGGACCACCCCTACTTCGTCGGCTGCCAGTTCCACCCCGAGTTCAAGAGCAAGCCCTTCGCCCCCCACCCTCTCTTCTCCGGCTTCATCAAGGCCGCGCTCGACCAGCGCGACGCCTCCGCCGGCCAGGTGCGCGCATGA
- a CDS encoding ABC transporter ATP-binding protein, with protein sequence MSASPSPAKPRLPSRVTLGRLLTLARPEVPTLVVGTLFLLLSSAATLVFPRAIGDLVDEALGARSRDKLDTIALVMFAVFVVQSVAMALRAYLFSTAGERVVTRLRKRLFQSLLSQEVAFFDERRTGELTSRLASDTSVLQNTVTTNVSMTLRYTFQALGGVALLFFTSPRLTLVMLALIPAVAIGAVVYGRRVRVLSRQVQDALAASSEVAEEDLSGIRTVRSFAAEGHEVERYSAAVDRALELAKDRARQSALFMGIASLAMYGSTAAMLWYGGRMVVDGELTVGALTSFLIYTSLVALSLSAVAEVWADFMRASGAAERVFELVDRVPAIPAGGHQLPSVKGHVEFRGVRFSYPTRADVPVLQGLDLELKPGEVVAVVGPSGGGKSTLASLMSRFYDPQGGAVVLDGHPLTTLEPEWLRRNVGMVAQEPQLFSCSIADNIRYARPDATDAQVEHAARAANAHDFIQRFPEGYNTQVGERGVQLSGGQKQRVAIARAVLKDPRLLILDEATSALDAESEHLVKDALERLMKGRTTLVIAHRLSTVANVDRVLVLESGRIVQSGTHASLMGQEGLYRRLVERQFVAA encoded by the coding sequence GTGTCCGCCAGCCCGTCACCCGCCAAGCCCCGGCTCCCCTCGCGCGTGACGCTGGGTCGCCTGCTCACCCTCGCCCGTCCCGAGGTCCCCACGCTCGTCGTGGGCACGCTCTTCCTGCTCCTCAGCAGCGCCGCTACGCTCGTCTTCCCCCGCGCCATCGGTGACCTGGTGGACGAGGCGCTCGGCGCGCGCAGCCGCGACAAGCTGGACACCATCGCGCTGGTGATGTTCGCCGTCTTCGTCGTGCAGTCGGTGGCCATGGCGCTGCGCGCCTACCTCTTCAGCACGGCGGGCGAGCGCGTGGTGACGCGGCTGCGCAAGCGCCTGTTCCAGAGCCTGCTGTCCCAGGAGGTGGCCTTCTTCGACGAGCGCCGCACCGGGGAGCTCACCAGCCGGCTCGCCTCGGACACGAGCGTCCTGCAGAACACCGTCACCACCAACGTCTCCATGACGCTGCGCTACACCTTCCAGGCCCTGGGCGGCGTGGCGCTGCTGTTCTTCACCTCGCCCCGGCTGACGCTGGTGATGCTCGCGCTCATCCCCGCGGTGGCCATCGGCGCGGTGGTGTACGGCCGGCGCGTGCGAGTGCTCTCGCGCCAGGTGCAGGACGCGCTCGCCGCCTCCAGCGAGGTCGCCGAGGAGGACCTGTCGGGCATCCGCACCGTGCGCTCGTTCGCCGCGGAGGGCCACGAGGTGGAGCGCTACAGCGCCGCGGTGGACCGGGCGCTGGAGCTGGCCAAGGACCGCGCGCGCCAGTCCGCGCTCTTCATGGGCATCGCCTCGCTGGCCATGTACGGCTCCACCGCGGCCATGCTTTGGTACGGCGGCCGCATGGTGGTGGACGGTGAGCTCACCGTCGGCGCGCTCACCTCGTTCCTCATCTACACCTCGCTCGTCGCGCTCTCGCTGAGCGCGGTGGCGGAGGTGTGGGCGGACTTCATGCGCGCCAGCGGCGCCGCCGAGCGCGTCTTCGAGCTGGTGGACCGCGTGCCCGCCATCCCCGCCGGTGGCCACCAGCTCCCGTCGGTGAAGGGCCACGTGGAGTTCCGCGGCGTGCGCTTCTCCTACCCCACGCGCGCGGACGTGCCGGTGCTCCAGGGACTGGATTTGGAGCTCAAGCCCGGAGAGGTCGTCGCCGTGGTGGGCCCGTCGGGCGGAGGCAAGTCCACGCTCGCCTCGCTCATGTCGCGCTTCTACGACCCGCAGGGCGGCGCGGTGGTGCTGGACGGCCATCCGCTCACCACGCTCGAGCCCGAGTGGCTGCGCCGCAACGTGGGCATGGTGGCCCAGGAGCCGCAGCTGTTCTCCTGCTCCATCGCGGACAACATCCGCTACGCCAGGCCCGACGCCACCGACGCCCAGGTCGAGCACGCCGCGCGCGCCGCCAACGCCCACGACTTCATCCAGCGCTTCCCGGAGGGCTACAACACCCAGGTGGGCGAGCGCGGCGTGCAGCTGTCCGGCGGCCAGAAGCAGCGGGTCGCCATCGCCCGCGCGGTGCTCAAGGACCCCCGCCTGCTCATCCTCGACGAGGCGACGAGCGCGCTCGACGCGGAGAGCGAGCACCTGGTGAAGGACGCGCTGGAGCGCCTGATGAAGGGCCGCACCACGCTCGTCATCGCCCACCGCCTGTCCACCGTGGCCAACGTGGACCGCGTGCTCGTGCTGGAGTCGGGCCGCATCGTCCAGAGCGGCACCCACGCCAGCCTCATGGGCCAGGAGGGCCTCTACCGCCGCCTGGTCGAGCGCCAGTTCGTCGCGGCCTGA